The genomic segment TGAACCGTCACGATTGCGTTGCTCTCGTCGTACTCGCCGTTCAGGAGCAGCTCCAGACTTCGTTGGTCAATCTGGCAGCGCAGATCCTGGGAGCGTCTGGAAAACTCGCTTTCCAGCTCCTCATCCTCTCCCTCGTCCAATAGCTCGGAAAGAACCATCAGATCCTGATACTCCGAGGATAAATACTTCCAGGACGAGAGTCGAGCTTCCAAACGTGCCAGGTCGGTTGAGACCTTTTGAGCGTCGTCTCGTCCCCAGAAATCGGGCAGAGCCATAAGCTCGTGGAAACGGGAGACCTCGTGCTTCAAAGTAGGCAGGTCAAAGACTGTCCTGCAGGGCCGACAACAGGCCCTGAAGTTCCTCCAATACGACGGATGTGGATAGAATCGTCACGTTTTCCGTACCTCCGTTTCTCAAAATCATAAACTAAAAGCTTATTATACCATCCATCGCTCTCGCGAATCACCGGATAAGGGCCACTCGATCGAACTCACGATAACGGTCCCAGATGCTACAAAAAAGCGAGCCATCCCCATGGAGTGACGGCTCGCCATGTTTATCGTGACTCGTACGTGATGCGCTAAAACCCCACGGGGACGCCGAGACGCCGACCATCAGCCCCGCCGTCCATGACGCCTTTAAGGTTATCGAACAGGATACCCTGTGCGGTCCCTAATTTTCCAGGAGCAGACAGATTGGTGTCGTAGCCCATAGCTCTCAGGGCACGTACCAAAGACGCATCGGCCCCGTTTCTATCCAGGAGCATCGTGCGGCCCGATTGGTTATGTATCCGACATTTCTCAATAGCCTCGTCCATAGTCATACCATGATCGATGACGTTCATGATAATCTGGACGATAGCCGTGATGATTCGAGTAGAGCCAGCGGCTCCTAGGCTCATAAAGGGCCGCCCCTGGGGGTCCAAAATAATGGTTGGACTCATAGACGAGAGAGGTCGTTTTCCGGGAGCCGGAGCGTTCACGCTCTCGGGATCTTGAGAGAAGTCGTCCATCTCGTTATTCAGGAGGATCCCATATCCAGGAACCATAACTCCTGAACCGCAGAAATAGTTGATGCTGTTGGTGGACGTAACGATGTTTCCCCTCTGATCCACAACGGAAAAGCTGGTGGTGGACTGGCGCTCACTTCCTACACCACCTACATAGGACGTTTTCTGCCCATTTGGTTCGTATTCCCAGGGATCACCTGGTTCTACCTCTTCGGCGACCGTCTCGGGTATTCGGGCAGCAAGAATCTGAGCATACTCCTTGGAGAGGAGGCCAGCCAGAGGCAGTTTCACAAAATCGGAGTCCGCCATGTATCTATTGCGATCAGCAAAGACGAGTTTTGTGGCCTCAGCCCAAGTGTGAGACATCGCTGGCGTATTATGCCCCATGGCCTTGACGTCGAAGTTTTCCATTATGTTCAGCAACTGAATAACATGGGTGCCTCCACTGGACGACGGTGGCATCGAGAAAATGCGGTAGCCCCGATAGGTCCCCTGAACTGGACGCCGAACACGTATTCTATAGCGTCTGAGATCATCCATGGTCATGGAGCCTCCTGCCTCGTTTACCGCCACCACCAGAGCCTCACCGATCTCACCGTTGTAGAACACATCCGAGCCTTTCTCTCCCACGAGACGGAAGGTCCTTGCCAGATCAGGTTGTTTCAAAACTCGACCAGCTTCCATAGGCAGCCCTTCCTC from the Dethiosulfovibrio peptidovorans genome contains:
- the ggt gene encoding gamma-glutamyltransferase, whose product is MLTLGVPVMAEETVVNDVYAPHGMVSSAHELASRAGIDILHRGGNAIDAAVATALALNVVEFNGSGIGGGGYMTIRFAETGEVICLDYREEAPASATRDMYASERSKGEKWSVRGGKAVGIPGWLKGIEYALSTYGTMTLAQVASPAVRLAEEGVVVSRMHSGIIAENFDGFSRYNDPEKVPFFEEGLPMEAGRVLKQPDLARTFRLVGEKGSDVFYNGEIGEALVVAVNEAGGSMTMDDLRRYRIRVRRPVQGTYRGYRIFSMPPSSSGGTHVIQLLNIMENFDVKAMGHNTPAMSHTWAEATKLVFADRNRYMADSDFVKLPLAGLLSKEYAQILAARIPETVAEEVEPGDPWEYEPNGQKTSYVGGVGSERQSTTSFSVVDQRGNIVTSTNSINYFCGSGVMVPGYGILLNNEMDDFSQDPESVNAPAPGKRPLSSMSPTIILDPQGRPFMSLGAAGSTRIITAIVQIIMNVIDHGMTMDEAIEKCRIHNQSGRTMLLDRNGADASLVRALRAMGYDTNLSAPGKLGTAQGILFDNLKGVMDGGADGRRLGVPVGF